From the Corythoichthys intestinalis isolate RoL2023-P3 chromosome 13, ASM3026506v1, whole genome shotgun sequence genome, one window contains:
- the LOC130929154 gene encoding ATP-sensitive inward rectifier potassium channel 10-like: protein MTLTTPLSSQDSSPHMVSHSHTVPLLSPAAGGDREGLRRRRVLSKDGRSNVLIEHVSGRRRLYLRDLWTTFLDMQWRYKFFLFCATFAGTWFLFGVLWYLVAAVHGDLTDSASSLNHTPCVTEVHTLTGAFLFSLESQTTIGYGFRVITEECPAAIVLLIFQLVVTMVMEIFITGTFLAKVARPKKRGETVKFSRNAVVSTHDGRLCLMVRVANMRKSLLLGCQVTGKLLQTSVGEEGEALHLDQRNVSFRVDTSSDSPFLIIPLTFYHVIDDSSPLRSWAAQGGGWTADFELLVILSATVEPTSATCQVRTSYLPDEILWGYEFPPVMSLSMSGGYVANFAFFDKVSKAKMPQSDKAGTDVEKLRPERLSVRISNV from the exons ATGACGTTGACCACACCTCTCTCATCACAAGACTCCTCCCCCCACATGGTAAGCCACTCCCACACCGTGCCGCTGCTGAGCCCGGCAGCAGGAGGTGACCGCGAAGGGCTTCGGCGGCGGCGCGTCCTTTCCAAAGATGGGCGCAGCAACGTGCTCATCGAGCACGTGAGCGGCCGCCGAAGGCTTTACCTCCGAGACCTCTGGACAACTTTTCTGGACATGCAATGGCGCTACAAGTTCTTCTTGTTCTGCGCCACCTTCGCGGGGACCTGGTTCCTGTTCGGGGTCTTGTGGTACCTGGTGGCTGCCGTGCACGGTGACTTGACAG ACTCTGCCTCATCACTCAATCACACGCCGTGCGTGACTGAAGTGCACACGCTAACGGGGGCCTTCCTGTTCTCGCTGGAATCGCAGACCACCATCGGCTATGGCTTCCGCGTCATCACCGAGGAGTGCCCCGCCGCCATCGTGCTGCTCATCTTCCAGTTGGTCGTCACCATGGTCATGGAAATCTTCATCACCGGCACCTTCCTGGCCAAGGTGGCGCGCCCCAAGAAGCGTGGCGAGACCGTTAAGTTCAGCCGGAACGCCGTGGTATCCACGCATGACGGGCGGCTGTGTCTCATGGTCCGGGTCGCCAACATGCGCAAGAGCTTGCTGCTGGGTTGTCAG GTGACAGGGAAGCTGCTCCAGACGTCAGTGGGCGAGGAGGGCGAGGCGCTGCATCTGGACCAACGGAATGTTTCCTTCCGGGTAGACACGTCCAGCGACAGCCCCTTCCTCATCATCCCGTTGACCTTCTACCACGTCATCGACGACAGCAGCCCCCTGCGATCCTGGGCTGCCCAAG GTGGCGGCTGGACGGCCGATTTCGAGCTTCTGGTCATCCTGAGCGCCACAGTGGAGCCCACGTCAGCCACCTGCCAGGTGCGCACTTCGTACCTCCCCGACGAGATCCTTTGGGGCTACGAATTCCCTCCAGTTATGTCACTGAGCATGTCCGGGGGCTACGTTGCCAACTTTGCCTTCTTCGACAAGGTGTCCAAAGCCAAAATGCCACAGTCTGACAAGGCTGGCACGGACGTAGAGAAGTTGAGACCGGAACGTCTGAGTGTGCGGATCAGTAACGTTTGA
- the dvl2 gene encoding segment polarity protein dishevelled homolog DVL-2 isoform X2 has protein sequence MAETKIIYHIDEEETPYLVKIPIGAESITLLDFKQVLNKPNYKFFFKSMDQDFGVVKEEISDDSAKLPCFNGRVVSWLVSSDAPATESAAPAAIPAAETSVQPSPPPPPLPPPPAERTGGIGDSRPPSFHPNATGSVETLDEQTETESVVSFRRERPRHRDSVEQHGPRVNGQSRLERHLAGYESSSTMMSSELETTSFCDSEDDDTMSRFSSATEQSTASRLLKRHRRRRKQRPPRLERASSFSSVTDSTMSLNIITVTLNMEKYNFLGISIVGQSNERGDGGIYIGSIMKGGAVAADGRIEPGDMLLQVNDINFENMSNDDAVRVLREIVHKPGPIILTVAKCWDPSPQGYFTLPRNEPIRPIDPAAWVSHSVAMTGAYPAFPGSSSLSTITSSSSVTEPERFDDFNLSLHSDMASVAKAMASPESGLEVRDRMWLKITIPNAFLGSDVVEWLFHHIEGFQDRREARKYASNLLKAGFIRHTVNKITFSEQCYYVFGDLSDCENYMANLSLNDNDGSSGASDQDTLAPLPLPGASPWPMMHTFPYQPYAAHPYSSQPPPYHELTSYSYTPGSTGSQHSEGSRSSGSTRSEGERRRGSKGPGSTVGGGEKSPCGGDAGGGDSRSGSGSESEYSTRSSLRRGHGSAAPSEHSHASSQRSHHHRMPQPPHMSPYPPGILPYNPMMVMMVPQHPHPAMASAHALPHAQQLATGPVHPALPPPLSSASAGPPGAPPTRDLGSVPPELTASRQSFHLAMGNPSEFFVDVM, from the exons ATGGCGGAAACCAAAATCATCTATCATATCGACGAGGAGGAGACTCCGTATTTGGTAAAGATCCCCATCGGCGCCGAAAGTATCACTCTGTTGGACTTTAAGCAAGTCTTGAACAAGCCCAACTACAAGTTCTTCTTCAAATCCATGGACCAGGACTTTGG GGTGGTGAAGGAAGAAATTTCAGATGACAGCGCAAAGTTGCCATGCTTTAATGGTCGCGTGGTCTCCTGG CTCGTGTCTTCGGACGCTCCGGCCACAGAATCTGCAGCTCCGGCGGCAATCCCCGCTGCGGAGACGTCTGTCCAGCCTTCGCCCCCTCCTCCGCCCCTGCCGCCCCCGCCCGCAGAGAGGACCGGGGGCATCGGAGACTCCAGACCGCCCTCCTTCCA CCCCAACGCGACGGGTAGTGTGGAGACTTTGGACGAGCAGACCGAAACGGAGTCCGTTGTTTCCTTCAGGAGAGAGAGACCTCGACACAGGGATAGCGTGGAGCAACATG GGCCTCGCGTCAACGGACAAAGTCGCTTGGAGCGGCACTTAGCAGGGTACGAGAGCTCCAGCACGATGATGAGCAGTGAGCTGGAAACAACCAGTTTCTGCGACTCTGAGGACGACGACACCATGAGCAG GTTCAGCAGCGCAACAGAACAGAGTACGGCCTCCAGACTCTTGAAACGGCATCGGCGACGCAGGAAACAGCGCCCCCCTCGCTTAGAGAGG GCTTCCTCTTTCAGCAGTGTGACGGATTCCACCATGTCGTTGAACATCATCACCGTGACCTTGAACATGG AGAAGTACAACTTCCTGGGCATTAGCATTGTGGGCCAAAGCAATGAAAGGGGCGATGGCGGCATCTACATTGGTTCAATCATGAAgggcggggccgtggccgcCGATGGACGCATCGAACCCGGAGACATGCTATTGCAG GTCAACGACATCAACTTTGAGAATATGAGCAACGACGACGCAGTGCGAGTGCTGAGGGAGATCGTGCACAAGCCGGG GCCGATTATCCTTACCGTGGCCAAGTGCTGGGACCCGTCTCCGCAAGGTTACTTCACTCTGCCGCGAA ATGAACCTATTCGACCAATTGACCCAGCGGCATGGGTCAGCCACTCAGTAGCTATGACCGGCGCCTACCCGGCCTTCCCGGGAAGCTCCTCTCTAAGTACCATCACTTCCTCCTCTTCCGTCACAGAGCCCGAGC GTTTCGACGACTTCAATTTGTCACTCCACTCGGACATGGCGTCCGTGGCCAAGGCCATGGCGTCCCCAGAGTCGGGGCTGGAAGTTCGAGATCGCATGTGGCTGAAAATCACCATCCCCAACGCTTTCCTCG GCTCTGATGTAGTGGAGTGGCTATTCCACCACATCGAGGGATTCCAGGACCGCCGCGAAGCCAGGAAGTATGCCAGCAATCTGCTGAAGGCCGGCTTCATCCGTCACACGGTCAACAAGATCACCTTCTCGGAACAATGCTATTATGTCTTCGGGGACTTGAGTGACTGTGAGAATT ATATGGCCAACCTGTCTCTGAACGACAACGACGGATCCAGCGGGGCCTCAGATCAGGACACCTTGGCACCACTGCCTCTCCCCGGGGCGTCACCCTGGCCTATGATGCACACGTTCCCCTACCAGCCCTACGCCGCCCATCCTTACTCTAGCCAGCCTCCTCCATACCACGAGCTCACCAGCTACAGCTACACACCGGGAAGCACGGGCAGCCAGCACAGCGAAG GGAGCCGAAGCAGCGGGTCGACGCGAAGCGAAGGGGAACGACGCCGAGGCAGCAAAGGGCCCGGCAGCACGGTGGGCGGCGGGGAGAAATCTCCCTGCGGGGGCGATGCTGGCGGAGGTGACTCGCGCTCCGGCAGCGGCAGCGAATCGGAATATTCTACCCGGAGCAGCTTAAGGCGCGGCCATGGCTCTGCCGCTCCCAGCGAGCATAGCCACGCTTCCTCCCAGCGCTCGCATCATCACCGCATGCCGCAGCCCCCCCACATGTCCCCATACCCGCCAGGCATACTTCCCTACAACCCCATGATGGTGATGATGGTACCTCAGCACCCGCACCCGGCTATGGCTAGCGCTCACGCGCTTCCTCACGCACAGCAGCTAGCCACAGGACCCGTGCACCCCGCTCTGCCACCGCCCCTTTCGTCGGCTTCAGCCGGACCTCCCGGCGCGCCACCCACCCGCGACTTGGGTTCCGTGCCCCCCGAGCTGACTGCGTCCCGCCAGTCTTTCCACTTGGCCATGGGGAACCCCAGCGAGTTCTTTGTGGACGTCATGTAG
- the LOC130929024 gene encoding uncharacterized protein LOC130929024 isoform X2 — protein MHASHLPRVKIFGLTPAHSKSFQSGSRPGVRHCTQSVCLTLVEPFGVSHKPRRKLHRMSLVIRLVFVLLALACTYVLSLVTSNSEASSQRVVGADVMKMSSYSPSGHNQRPSSGLQSSQQYSNIVFHSQSPEYKLIQPDKNIRQYPVVILKSAPGHPLQRNREEEPQFEAVSAVDAPKTPASRSNQSGPRTLWRQAGQYLNERHDGVQRMSSTSPPGRFQSRQPNTSVLRHSPSPRANDKTGQSVFFKPSFVRREDFGKPLNSAAVSKKDKRLEKYTEKETVVNAGRYQAASRFYLPANLASRLVATTTRKPVPQKPSESVRKSLWDKNSFWPASSGMSYNSLLNKRQGYTFKIANNNRAPLSKYSFSQRTVEPRTSAAPFLSGSPHLEDHDAAVGRSNKSDIQQILPDQERNSSHLAFTSPVPRTRHRTGSDHKEIPVSERVELKLPEWTSRLFGTSTSSTVRGRRVNGVHRTGLKHVLTNSPIVRLPRRHTSTTLTPTATTLTYVTESEIPELLTTIEERQNIKPNDESSGSEVSDFWLNENLEDSSELNYLRISTGNVTFKSL, from the exons atgcATGCATCCCACCTACCACGCGTTAAG attTTTGGGTTGACTCCCGCACATTCCAAGTCATTCCAGTCAGGAAGTAGACCAGGTGTGAGGCATTGCACTCAATCAGTTTGTCTGACACTAGTGGAACCTTTTGGAGTATCGCACAAGCCAAGGAGGAAGTTGCACAGAATGTCACTCGTCATTCG ACTCGTCTTTGTCCTCCTTGCGCTGGCCTGTACATATGTCCTGTCATTGGTCACGTCGAATTCTGAAG CCAGTTCACAAAGAGTCGTCGGTGCTGATGTTATGAAGATGTCATCGTATTCTCCGTCCGGCCACAATCAGCGCCCTTCATCTGGACTTCAGTCAAGCCAGCAGTATTCCAACATTGTTTTTCACTCCCAGAGTCCGGAATACAAACTGATACAACCAGACAAAAACATCCGGCAATACCCAGTGGTCATTCTGAAGTCCGCTCCTGGTCATCCCTTACAGAGAAACCGCGAAGAGGAGCCACAGTTTGAAGCTGTTTCTGCGGTTGATGCACCTAAAACACCTGCGAGTAGAAGTAATCAATCAGGACCGAGAACTCTTTGGCGTCAGGCGGGCCAATATTTGAATGAACGCCACGACGGAGTGCAGAGAATGTCCAGCACGAGTCCGCCTGGTAGATTTCAGTCGAGGCAACCGAACACTTCCGTTTTAAGACACAGTCCGTCACCCCGCGCTAATGATAAAACAGGACAGTCGGTTTTCTTCAAGCCTTCTTTCGTCCGACGGGAAGATTTTGGGAAACCTTTGAATTCTGCGGCAGTCTCAAAGAAGGACAAAAGGCTTGAAAAATATACTGAGAAAGAGACGGTAGTCAATGCTGGTCGCTATCAAGCCGCATCTCGGTTCTATTTGCCGGCAAACTTAGCATCCAGGTTGGTTGCTACTACAACCAGAAAGCCAGTGCCTCAAAAACCCTCCGAAAGTGTTCGCAAGTCTCTCTGGGATAAAAATTCCTTCTGGCCGGCCTCGTCGGGCATGAGCTACAACTCTCTGCTCAATAAAAGACAAGGTTATACCTTCAAAATCGCCAACAATAATCGCGCTCCTTTGTCCAAATACAGTTTCAGCCAAAGAACAGTGGAGCCACGAACTTCAGCTGCTCCGTTCTTGTCTGGATCTCCGCATCTGGAGGACCATGACGCTGCAGTCGGACGATCCAACAAGTCTGACATCCAGCAGATTTTGCCAGATCAGGAGCGGAACAGTTCTCACTTGGCTTTCACAAGCCCGGTTCCTCGAACGCGACACCGAACCGGTTCAGACCACAAAGAGATCCCAGTCTCGGAAAGGGTCGAGCTAAAACTCCCCGAGTGGACGTCGAGGCTCTTTGGGACATCCACTAGCAGCACGGTGCGAGGCCGGCGCGTAAACGGCGTCCACCGCACAGGCCTCAAACACGTCCTTACCAACTCGCCCATCGTCAGGCTACCTAGGCGACACACATCGACAACTCTGACGCCCACCGCCACGACGTTGACGTACGTGACCGAATCGGAAATACCGGAACTTCTCACCACCATCGAGGAACGTCAGAACATTAAACCGAACGATGAGTCAAGCGGAAGTGAAGTCTCTGATTTTTGGCTGAATGAGAACCTGGAAGATTCATCAGAGCTAAACTACCTCCGAATTTCTACGGGGAACGTTACCTTCAAGTCCTTGTAA
- the LOC130929024 gene encoding uncharacterized protein LOC130929024 isoform X3, translating into MKMSSYSPSGHNQRPSSGLQSSQQYSNIVFHSQSPEYKLIQPDKNIRQYPVVILKSAPGHPLQRNREEEPQFEAVSAVDAPKTPASRSNQSGPRTLWRQAGQYLNERHDGVQRMSSTSPPGRFQSRQPNTSVLRHSPSPRANDKTGQSVFFKPSFVRREDFGKPLNSAAVSKKDKRLEKYTEKETVVNAGRYQAASRFYLPANLASRLVATTTRKPVPQKPSESVRKSLWDKNSFWPASSGMSYNSLLNKRQGYTFKIANNNRAPLSKYSFSQRTVEPRTSAAPFLSGSPHLEDHDAAVGRSNKSDIQQILPDQERNSSHLAFTSPVPRTRHRTGSDHKEIPVSERVELKLPEWTSRLFGTSTSSTVRGRRVNGVHRTGLKHVLTNSPIVRLPRRHTSTTLTPTATTLTYVTESEIPELLTTIEERQNIKPNDESSGSEVSDFWLNENLEDSSELNYLRISTGNVTFKSL; encoded by the coding sequence ATGAAGATGTCATCGTATTCTCCGTCCGGCCACAATCAGCGCCCTTCATCTGGACTTCAGTCAAGCCAGCAGTATTCCAACATTGTTTTTCACTCCCAGAGTCCGGAATACAAACTGATACAACCAGACAAAAACATCCGGCAATACCCAGTGGTCATTCTGAAGTCCGCTCCTGGTCATCCCTTACAGAGAAACCGCGAAGAGGAGCCACAGTTTGAAGCTGTTTCTGCGGTTGATGCACCTAAAACACCTGCGAGTAGAAGTAATCAATCAGGACCGAGAACTCTTTGGCGTCAGGCGGGCCAATATTTGAATGAACGCCACGACGGAGTGCAGAGAATGTCCAGCACGAGTCCGCCTGGTAGATTTCAGTCGAGGCAACCGAACACTTCCGTTTTAAGACACAGTCCGTCACCCCGCGCTAATGATAAAACAGGACAGTCGGTTTTCTTCAAGCCTTCTTTCGTCCGACGGGAAGATTTTGGGAAACCTTTGAATTCTGCGGCAGTCTCAAAGAAGGACAAAAGGCTTGAAAAATATACTGAGAAAGAGACGGTAGTCAATGCTGGTCGCTATCAAGCCGCATCTCGGTTCTATTTGCCGGCAAACTTAGCATCCAGGTTGGTTGCTACTACAACCAGAAAGCCAGTGCCTCAAAAACCCTCCGAAAGTGTTCGCAAGTCTCTCTGGGATAAAAATTCCTTCTGGCCGGCCTCGTCGGGCATGAGCTACAACTCTCTGCTCAATAAAAGACAAGGTTATACCTTCAAAATCGCCAACAATAATCGCGCTCCTTTGTCCAAATACAGTTTCAGCCAAAGAACAGTGGAGCCACGAACTTCAGCTGCTCCGTTCTTGTCTGGATCTCCGCATCTGGAGGACCATGACGCTGCAGTCGGACGATCCAACAAGTCTGACATCCAGCAGATTTTGCCAGATCAGGAGCGGAACAGTTCTCACTTGGCTTTCACAAGCCCGGTTCCTCGAACGCGACACCGAACCGGTTCAGACCACAAAGAGATCCCAGTCTCGGAAAGGGTCGAGCTAAAACTCCCCGAGTGGACGTCGAGGCTCTTTGGGACATCCACTAGCAGCACGGTGCGAGGCCGGCGCGTAAACGGCGTCCACCGCACAGGCCTCAAACACGTCCTTACCAACTCGCCCATCGTCAGGCTACCTAGGCGACACACATCGACAACTCTGACGCCCACCGCCACGACGTTGACGTACGTGACCGAATCGGAAATACCGGAACTTCTCACCACCATCGAGGAACGTCAGAACATTAAACCGAACGATGAGTCAAGCGGAAGTGAAGTCTCTGATTTTTGGCTGAATGAGAACCTGGAAGATTCATCAGAGCTAAACTACCTCCGAATTTCTACGGGGAACGTTACCTTCAAGTCCTTGTAA
- the dvl2 gene encoding segment polarity protein dishevelled homolog DVL-2 isoform X1, whose product MAETKIIYHIDEEETPYLVKIPIGAESITLLDFKQVLNKPNYKFFFKSMDQDFGVVKEEISDDSAKLPCFNGRVVSWLVSSDAPATESAAPAAIPAAETSVQPSPPPPPLPPPPAERTGGIGDSRPPSFHPNATGSVETLDEQTETESVVSFRRERPRHRDSVEQHGKPSKWSSRHTRGRQNPDVRCLSGPRVNGQSRLERHLAGYESSSTMMSSELETTSFCDSEDDDTMSRFSSATEQSTASRLLKRHRRRRKQRPPRLERASSFSSVTDSTMSLNIITVTLNMEKYNFLGISIVGQSNERGDGGIYIGSIMKGGAVAADGRIEPGDMLLQVNDINFENMSNDDAVRVLREIVHKPGPIILTVAKCWDPSPQGYFTLPRNEPIRPIDPAAWVSHSVAMTGAYPAFPGSSSLSTITSSSSVTEPERFDDFNLSLHSDMASVAKAMASPESGLEVRDRMWLKITIPNAFLGSDVVEWLFHHIEGFQDRREARKYASNLLKAGFIRHTVNKITFSEQCYYVFGDLSDCENYMANLSLNDNDGSSGASDQDTLAPLPLPGASPWPMMHTFPYQPYAAHPYSSQPPPYHELTSYSYTPGSTGSQHSEGSRSSGSTRSEGERRRGSKGPGSTVGGGEKSPCGGDAGGGDSRSGSGSESEYSTRSSLRRGHGSAAPSEHSHASSQRSHHHRMPQPPHMSPYPPGILPYNPMMVMMVPQHPHPAMASAHALPHAQQLATGPVHPALPPPLSSASAGPPGAPPTRDLGSVPPELTASRQSFHLAMGNPSEFFVDVM is encoded by the exons ATGGCGGAAACCAAAATCATCTATCATATCGACGAGGAGGAGACTCCGTATTTGGTAAAGATCCCCATCGGCGCCGAAAGTATCACTCTGTTGGACTTTAAGCAAGTCTTGAACAAGCCCAACTACAAGTTCTTCTTCAAATCCATGGACCAGGACTTTGG GGTGGTGAAGGAAGAAATTTCAGATGACAGCGCAAAGTTGCCATGCTTTAATGGTCGCGTGGTCTCCTGG CTCGTGTCTTCGGACGCTCCGGCCACAGAATCTGCAGCTCCGGCGGCAATCCCCGCTGCGGAGACGTCTGTCCAGCCTTCGCCCCCTCCTCCGCCCCTGCCGCCCCCGCCCGCAGAGAGGACCGGGGGCATCGGAGACTCCAGACCGCCCTCCTTCCA CCCCAACGCGACGGGTAGTGTGGAGACTTTGGACGAGCAGACCGAAACGGAGTCCGTTGTTTCCTTCAGGAGAGAGAGACCTCGACACAGGGATAGCGTGGAGCAACATGGTAAGCCATCGAAATGGTCGTCGCGACATACTCGAGGGAGACAAAACCCTGACGTCAGGTGTCTCTCAGGGCCTCGCGTCAACGGACAAAGTCGCTTGGAGCGGCACTTAGCAGGGTACGAGAGCTCCAGCACGATGATGAGCAGTGAGCTGGAAACAACCAGTTTCTGCGACTCTGAGGACGACGACACCATGAGCAG GTTCAGCAGCGCAACAGAACAGAGTACGGCCTCCAGACTCTTGAAACGGCATCGGCGACGCAGGAAACAGCGCCCCCCTCGCTTAGAGAGG GCTTCCTCTTTCAGCAGTGTGACGGATTCCACCATGTCGTTGAACATCATCACCGTGACCTTGAACATGG AGAAGTACAACTTCCTGGGCATTAGCATTGTGGGCCAAAGCAATGAAAGGGGCGATGGCGGCATCTACATTGGTTCAATCATGAAgggcggggccgtggccgcCGATGGACGCATCGAACCCGGAGACATGCTATTGCAG GTCAACGACATCAACTTTGAGAATATGAGCAACGACGACGCAGTGCGAGTGCTGAGGGAGATCGTGCACAAGCCGGG GCCGATTATCCTTACCGTGGCCAAGTGCTGGGACCCGTCTCCGCAAGGTTACTTCACTCTGCCGCGAA ATGAACCTATTCGACCAATTGACCCAGCGGCATGGGTCAGCCACTCAGTAGCTATGACCGGCGCCTACCCGGCCTTCCCGGGAAGCTCCTCTCTAAGTACCATCACTTCCTCCTCTTCCGTCACAGAGCCCGAGC GTTTCGACGACTTCAATTTGTCACTCCACTCGGACATGGCGTCCGTGGCCAAGGCCATGGCGTCCCCAGAGTCGGGGCTGGAAGTTCGAGATCGCATGTGGCTGAAAATCACCATCCCCAACGCTTTCCTCG GCTCTGATGTAGTGGAGTGGCTATTCCACCACATCGAGGGATTCCAGGACCGCCGCGAAGCCAGGAAGTATGCCAGCAATCTGCTGAAGGCCGGCTTCATCCGTCACACGGTCAACAAGATCACCTTCTCGGAACAATGCTATTATGTCTTCGGGGACTTGAGTGACTGTGAGAATT ATATGGCCAACCTGTCTCTGAACGACAACGACGGATCCAGCGGGGCCTCAGATCAGGACACCTTGGCACCACTGCCTCTCCCCGGGGCGTCACCCTGGCCTATGATGCACACGTTCCCCTACCAGCCCTACGCCGCCCATCCTTACTCTAGCCAGCCTCCTCCATACCACGAGCTCACCAGCTACAGCTACACACCGGGAAGCACGGGCAGCCAGCACAGCGAAG GGAGCCGAAGCAGCGGGTCGACGCGAAGCGAAGGGGAACGACGCCGAGGCAGCAAAGGGCCCGGCAGCACGGTGGGCGGCGGGGAGAAATCTCCCTGCGGGGGCGATGCTGGCGGAGGTGACTCGCGCTCCGGCAGCGGCAGCGAATCGGAATATTCTACCCGGAGCAGCTTAAGGCGCGGCCATGGCTCTGCCGCTCCCAGCGAGCATAGCCACGCTTCCTCCCAGCGCTCGCATCATCACCGCATGCCGCAGCCCCCCCACATGTCCCCATACCCGCCAGGCATACTTCCCTACAACCCCATGATGGTGATGATGGTACCTCAGCACCCGCACCCGGCTATGGCTAGCGCTCACGCGCTTCCTCACGCACAGCAGCTAGCCACAGGACCCGTGCACCCCGCTCTGCCACCGCCCCTTTCGTCGGCTTCAGCCGGACCTCCCGGCGCGCCACCCACCCGCGACTTGGGTTCCGTGCCCCCCGAGCTGACTGCGTCCCGCCAGTCTTTCCACTTGGCCATGGGGAACCCCAGCGAGTTCTTTGTGGACGTCATGTAG
- the LOC130929024 gene encoding uncharacterized protein LOC130929024 isoform X1, translating into MHPTYHALRPLVEQHSVNIRTVFQQIFGLTPAHSKSFQSGSRPGVRHCTQSVCLTLVEPFGVSHKPRRKLHRMSLVIRLVFVLLALACTYVLSLVTSNSEASSQRVVGADVMKMSSYSPSGHNQRPSSGLQSSQQYSNIVFHSQSPEYKLIQPDKNIRQYPVVILKSAPGHPLQRNREEEPQFEAVSAVDAPKTPASRSNQSGPRTLWRQAGQYLNERHDGVQRMSSTSPPGRFQSRQPNTSVLRHSPSPRANDKTGQSVFFKPSFVRREDFGKPLNSAAVSKKDKRLEKYTEKETVVNAGRYQAASRFYLPANLASRLVATTTRKPVPQKPSESVRKSLWDKNSFWPASSGMSYNSLLNKRQGYTFKIANNNRAPLSKYSFSQRTVEPRTSAAPFLSGSPHLEDHDAAVGRSNKSDIQQILPDQERNSSHLAFTSPVPRTRHRTGSDHKEIPVSERVELKLPEWTSRLFGTSTSSTVRGRRVNGVHRTGLKHVLTNSPIVRLPRRHTSTTLTPTATTLTYVTESEIPELLTTIEERQNIKPNDESSGSEVSDFWLNENLEDSSELNYLRISTGNVTFKSL; encoded by the exons ATGCATCCCACCTACCACGCGTTAAG GCCACTAGTGGAACAGCACTCAGTGAACATCAGAACTGTCTTCCAACAA attTTTGGGTTGACTCCCGCACATTCCAAGTCATTCCAGTCAGGAAGTAGACCAGGTGTGAGGCATTGCACTCAATCAGTTTGTCTGACACTAGTGGAACCTTTTGGAGTATCGCACAAGCCAAGGAGGAAGTTGCACAGAATGTCACTCGTCATTCG ACTCGTCTTTGTCCTCCTTGCGCTGGCCTGTACATATGTCCTGTCATTGGTCACGTCGAATTCTGAAG CCAGTTCACAAAGAGTCGTCGGTGCTGATGTTATGAAGATGTCATCGTATTCTCCGTCCGGCCACAATCAGCGCCCTTCATCTGGACTTCAGTCAAGCCAGCAGTATTCCAACATTGTTTTTCACTCCCAGAGTCCGGAATACAAACTGATACAACCAGACAAAAACATCCGGCAATACCCAGTGGTCATTCTGAAGTCCGCTCCTGGTCATCCCTTACAGAGAAACCGCGAAGAGGAGCCACAGTTTGAAGCTGTTTCTGCGGTTGATGCACCTAAAACACCTGCGAGTAGAAGTAATCAATCAGGACCGAGAACTCTTTGGCGTCAGGCGGGCCAATATTTGAATGAACGCCACGACGGAGTGCAGAGAATGTCCAGCACGAGTCCGCCTGGTAGATTTCAGTCGAGGCAACCGAACACTTCCGTTTTAAGACACAGTCCGTCACCCCGCGCTAATGATAAAACAGGACAGTCGGTTTTCTTCAAGCCTTCTTTCGTCCGACGGGAAGATTTTGGGAAACCTTTGAATTCTGCGGCAGTCTCAAAGAAGGACAAAAGGCTTGAAAAATATACTGAGAAAGAGACGGTAGTCAATGCTGGTCGCTATCAAGCCGCATCTCGGTTCTATTTGCCGGCAAACTTAGCATCCAGGTTGGTTGCTACTACAACCAGAAAGCCAGTGCCTCAAAAACCCTCCGAAAGTGTTCGCAAGTCTCTCTGGGATAAAAATTCCTTCTGGCCGGCCTCGTCGGGCATGAGCTACAACTCTCTGCTCAATAAAAGACAAGGTTATACCTTCAAAATCGCCAACAATAATCGCGCTCCTTTGTCCAAATACAGTTTCAGCCAAAGAACAGTGGAGCCACGAACTTCAGCTGCTCCGTTCTTGTCTGGATCTCCGCATCTGGAGGACCATGACGCTGCAGTCGGACGATCCAACAAGTCTGACATCCAGCAGATTTTGCCAGATCAGGAGCGGAACAGTTCTCACTTGGCTTTCACAAGCCCGGTTCCTCGAACGCGACACCGAACCGGTTCAGACCACAAAGAGATCCCAGTCTCGGAAAGGGTCGAGCTAAAACTCCCCGAGTGGACGTCGAGGCTCTTTGGGACATCCACTAGCAGCACGGTGCGAGGCCGGCGCGTAAACGGCGTCCACCGCACAGGCCTCAAACACGTCCTTACCAACTCGCCCATCGTCAGGCTACCTAGGCGACACACATCGACAACTCTGACGCCCACCGCCACGACGTTGACGTACGTGACCGAATCGGAAATACCGGAACTTCTCACCACCATCGAGGAACGTCAGAACATTAAACCGAACGATGAGTCAAGCGGAAGTGAAGTCTCTGATTTTTGGCTGAATGAGAACCTGGAAGATTCATCAGAGCTAAACTACCTCCGAATTTCTACGGGGAACGTTACCTTCAAGTCCTTGTAA